The Chelatococcus sp. HY11 genome includes a window with the following:
- a CDS encoding FAD-dependent oxidoreductase, whose amino-acid sequence MAQVRPAGEASASQMADVLIIGAGAAGLCAALAARDAGASVIVLERDAAPSGNTALTLGMLPGAGTRFQREKGIEDSPELFLADIMKKAKGRTDEALARVVTEASGPAVEWLVDTHGVGFELLDDILYPGHSRHRYHVPRSRTGTEMEEGLLAAARKAGAVLVTSATVETLYADADRRVTAVGYRDADGAEQVIGCRALVLATGGYGADPAVVARHIPEMAEAVYCGHDGSRGEALDWGEALDAASADLGSYQGHCVANGPKLPLTWALVIRGGFQVNRDGERFSNEMSGYSEQASAVLAQPEGTAWTIYDRRCEEPALTFQDYHRVLEKDAVVTAETVEELADAIGVPRVALELRFAEVSSYAAGAASDPFGRDFTENPPLQAPYLAAKVRGALFHTQGGLAVDGEARVLGRDGARLPNLFAAGGAARGLSGPSSWGYLGGNGLLTAVVLGRFAGAGAARLSS is encoded by the coding sequence ATGGCGCAGGTTCGCCCCGCCGGCGAGGCCTCGGCCTCCCAAATGGCTGATGTGCTCATCATCGGTGCCGGCGCGGCTGGTCTGTGCGCGGCCTTGGCGGCCCGGGACGCCGGCGCCTCGGTGATCGTGCTGGAGCGCGACGCGGCTCCCTCCGGCAACACCGCGCTGACGCTCGGCATGCTGCCCGGCGCGGGCACCCGTTTCCAGCGCGAGAAGGGCATCGAGGACAGTCCCGAACTCTTTCTCGCGGACATCATGAAGAAGGCCAAGGGCCGGACCGACGAGGCCTTGGCGCGGGTTGTCACCGAGGCCTCCGGACCTGCCGTGGAATGGCTAGTCGATACCCATGGCGTTGGCTTTGAACTGCTCGACGATATTCTCTATCCCGGCCATTCCCGCCATCGCTACCACGTCCCCAGGAGCCGGACCGGCACCGAGATGGAGGAGGGGCTGCTGGCGGCGGCGCGCAAGGCCGGCGCGGTGCTCGTCACCTCCGCCACGGTGGAGACGCTTTACGCCGATGCCGATCGCCGTGTCACGGCGGTGGGCTACCGTGACGCCGATGGCGCCGAGCAGGTCATCGGCTGCCGGGCGCTGGTGCTGGCCACCGGCGGATACGGCGCCGACCCCGCTGTCGTTGCCCGGCACATCCCCGAGATGGCCGAGGCCGTCTATTGCGGCCACGACGGCAGCCGGGGCGAGGCGCTCGACTGGGGCGAGGCTCTCGATGCCGCGAGCGCGGATCTTGGAAGCTACCAGGGCCACTGCGTCGCCAACGGCCCCAAGCTGCCCCTGACATGGGCGCTCGTGATCCGTGGCGGCTTCCAGGTGAACCGCGACGGAGAACGTTTCTCGAACGAGATGAGCGGCTATTCCGAACAGGCCTCCGCTGTGCTCGCCCAGCCCGAGGGCACGGCCTGGACGATCTATGACCGGCGCTGCGAGGAGCCGGCGCTCACCTTCCAGGATTATCACCGCGTCTTGGAGAAAGACGCGGTCGTCACCGCGGAAACCGTGGAAGAGCTGGCTGACGCCATCGGCGTGCCGCGGGTGGCCCTCGAATTGCGTTTCGCCGAGGTTTCCTCCTATGCGGCGGGTGCCGCGTCGGACCCCTTCGGCCGCGACTTTACGGAGAACCCACCGCTCCAGGCGCCCTATCTCGCGGCGAAAGTGCGGGGTGCGCTCTTTCACACCCAAGGCGGGCTCGCCGTCGACGGGGAAGCGCGCGTGCTCGGCCGCGACGGCGCGCGCCTGCCCAACCTCTTCGCCGCCGGCGGTGCCGCCCGCGGCCTCTCCGGGCCCTCGTCCTGGGGCTATCTCGGCGGCAACGGCCTTCTGACCGCCGTCGTGCTCGGCCGCTTCGCGGGCGCGGGCGCGGCGCGGCTCTCGTCATAA
- a CDS encoding cysteine hydrolase: MSHADIPLSKTALLTVDLQNDFIHPDGAYGRAGQGAPEIAALPARIKPLADLLRRKGGWFVSTQFTLVPAKGGEPLISPHLKELRPFLKKGDFLPGAWGHSLVDALQPADLTVEKIAYSAFYMTRMEWVLRKCGIEKLIIGGIVTNGGVASTVRDSHVRDFSTVVLSDGSAAFNTATHETAIAALKPVCRVATIAEMIDEIAAA; the protein is encoded by the coding sequence ATGAGCCACGCGGATATTCCGCTGTCGAAGACGGCCCTGCTGACGGTCGATCTGCAGAACGACTTCATCCATCCGGATGGGGCCTATGGCCGGGCGGGCCAGGGCGCGCCCGAGATCGCGGCGCTGCCTGCGCGCATCAAGCCGCTGGCCGACCTGTTGCGCCGGAAGGGCGGCTGGTTCGTCTCCACGCAGTTCACGCTCGTGCCGGCCAAGGGCGGCGAGCCGTTGATCTCGCCGCATCTGAAGGAACTGCGCCCCTTCCTCAAGAAGGGTGATTTCCTTCCCGGCGCCTGGGGCCACAGCCTCGTGGACGCGCTGCAACCGGCGGATCTCACCGTCGAGAAGATCGCCTATTCCGCTTTCTACATGACGCGGATGGAGTGGGTGCTGCGCAAATGCGGCATCGAGAAGCTCATCATCGGCGGCATCGTCACGAATGGCGGCGTCGCCTCCACGGTGCGGGATTCGCATGTGCGCGACTTCTCCACGGTGGTGCTGTCGGATGGCAGCGCGGCCTTCAACACGGCAACCCACGAGACGGCCATCGCCGCGCTGAAGCCGGTGTGCCGTGTCGCGACCATCGCCGAGATGATCGACGAGATCGCGGCCGCCTGA
- a CDS encoding nuclear transport factor 2 family protein, with protein MPVVETTVIEGYDAATKSRLLKGMTRVVRSVMAAPPDGVVTILREVSPSAYARGGVSRVPGPPLPPATDVAAQLAEALAKGDTTAASTLVTEDFVAVDSEGRGSGLAEALAAAQQAGKRYETFVEALTDDGSLVFAHGTLASGKRFIDRFRLAGPLIAEQVSW; from the coding sequence ATGCCCGTCGTCGAAACAACCGTCATCGAAGGCTATGACGCCGCCACCAAGTCGCGGCTGTTGAAGGGCATGACCCGCGTCGTGCGCTCCGTGATGGCGGCCCCGCCGGATGGCGTCGTCACCATCCTGCGTGAAGTCTCCCCGAGCGCCTACGCCCGTGGTGGTGTCTCGCGCGTGCCCGGACCGCCGCTGCCGCCGGCAACGGACGTCGCCGCCCAGCTCGCGGAAGCACTCGCCAAGGGCGACACGACAGCGGCTTCGACGCTGGTGACCGAGGATTTCGTCGCCGTCGACAGCGAGGGGCGCGGTTCCGGCCTCGCGGAGGCTCTGGCCGCCGCGCAGCAGGCGGGCAAGCGCTACGAGACCTTCGTGGAAGCGCTGACGGATGACGGCAGCCTCGTCTTTGCCCATGGCACGCTCGCGAGCGGCAAGCGTTTCATCGATCGTTTCCGGCTGGCCGGGCCGTTGATCGCCGAACAGGTGAGCTGGTAA
- a CDS encoding aspartate/glutamate racemase family protein, translating into MSRILMIVATDRAAPLSGEAKVELRVAPGIPAAPISAHDWTLADLAALAAGQNAETEGFSAVCVGEFGDFGANALRSVLDIPVVAAGRSAMLYALTLGARFGIVAPPSGYTRAKKLAQEYGLSLQCTGVRAYAETATEGAILTAAKLAIEEDGAEVLVLGEAMSPDMAARLAAALPVPVVEPASLAVMLAESFLGLGLGQSRRTYPVPQARKPDLIAKLIAAGEGA; encoded by the coding sequence ATGTCCCGTATCCTGATGATTGTCGCGACCGATCGCGCCGCCCCCCTCAGCGGTGAGGCCAAGGTCGAGCTCCGTGTCGCGCCGGGCATCCCAGCCGCTCCGATCAGCGCCCATGACTGGACCCTTGCCGATTTGGCCGCGCTCGCCGCTGGGCAGAATGCGGAGACGGAAGGCTTCAGCGCGGTTTGTGTCGGAGAGTTCGGCGATTTCGGCGCCAATGCGCTCCGTTCCGTGCTCGACATTCCCGTTGTCGCCGCCGGTCGCAGCGCCATGCTTTACGCGCTGACGCTCGGCGCGCGCTTCGGCATCGTCGCGCCGCCGTCCGGCTATACCCGCGCCAAGAAGCTCGCGCAGGAATATGGCCTCAGCCTCCAATGCACCGGCGTGCGCGCCTATGCGGAAACGGCGACCGAAGGCGCGATCCTCACCGCCGCCAAGCTGGCGATCGAGGAAGACGGCGCCGAGGTGCTTGTGCTCGGCGAGGCGATGTCACCCGACATGGCGGCGCGGCTCGCGGCGGCGCTGCCGGTGCCGGTGGTGGAGCCGGCCTCGCTCGCTGTGATGCTGGCGGAGAGCTTCCTCGGCCTCGGCCTCGGCCAGAGCCGCCGTACCTATCCGGTGCCGCAGGCGCGCAAGCCGGATCTGATCGCAAAATTGATCGCGGCGGGAGAGGGGGCGTGA
- a CDS encoding MmgE/PrpD family protein translates to MTALNDQLQPVVTEPSEEARALAALALSLKLADVPAGVVHHAKLIVRDTLGVMLGGSQLPEIRNLARLAPMLAPGKASLFGTDLTAASHVAALVNGAGGVSLELDEGNQFAVNHPGVHIIPGLWALAEEEGASGAAFLQAVIIGYEIAVRVGRATKLRGPVHPFGTHAIVGTAVGAARLMGFDEAMTARTIELAAGLPIASSQMAANTGASVRNLFTGFTNHNGLLAPRFVRAGFCGEPGALSSVFGAILGERFALDVEPRFTEFFLTRNYFKIYACSRWNHAPIEAARDIRVTHDVKPSDIASVTVHTYDPATRLGGNTVANAYAAKHSIAFNVAVQLMHGSNDADVYTDAIVHDPAMVALIGKVAVMEDRALTALLPGVRAARVEIKLTSGETYSARSDVPIGGFDNPLPEGELRAKFRRLAGLALPEEAIDNLERVVAGLETAERIEAI, encoded by the coding sequence GTGACAGCGTTGAACGACCAGCTCCAACCTGTCGTGACCGAGCCGTCGGAGGAGGCGAGGGCGCTCGCCGCGCTCGCCCTGTCGCTGAAGCTCGCGGATGTGCCCGCCGGGGTCGTCCATCACGCCAAGCTCATCGTGCGCGACACGCTGGGCGTCATGCTCGGCGGCTCGCAACTGCCGGAGATTCGCAACCTCGCGCGGCTCGCGCCGATGCTCGCACCGGGCAAGGCCTCCCTGTTCGGGACCGATCTGACCGCCGCGAGCCATGTCGCGGCGCTGGTGAATGGCGCGGGCGGCGTCTCGCTGGAGCTCGACGAGGGCAACCAGTTCGCCGTCAACCATCCGGGCGTGCATATCATTCCCGGTCTCTGGGCCCTGGCGGAAGAGGAAGGCGCCTCGGGTGCGGCCTTTCTCCAGGCCGTCATCATCGGCTACGAGATCGCCGTGCGCGTTGGCCGCGCCACGAAGCTGCGGGGCCCGGTGCACCCCTTCGGCACCCATGCCATCGTCGGCACAGCCGTCGGCGCCGCGCGCCTGATGGGCTTCGACGAGGCGATGACGGCCCGCACCATCGAGCTGGCGGCTGGTCTCCCGATCGCCTCCTCGCAGATGGCGGCGAACACGGGCGCCTCGGTGCGCAACCTGTTCACCGGCTTCACCAACCATAACGGGCTGCTCGCCCCGCGCTTCGTGCGCGCCGGCTTCTGCGGTGAACCGGGCGCGCTGTCGAGCGTCTTCGGGGCAATCCTGGGTGAGCGCTTCGCGCTCGATGTCGAGCCGCGTTTCACCGAATTTTTCCTGACGCGCAATTACTTCAAGATCTACGCCTGTAGCCGCTGGAACCATGCGCCGATCGAAGCCGCGCGCGATATTCGCGTCACCCACGACGTGAAGCCGTCCGATATCGCGTCCGTGACGGTGCATACCTACGATCCGGCGACGCGCCTTGGCGGCAATACGGTCGCGAATGCTTATGCGGCTAAACATTCGATTGCCTTCAATGTGGCCGTGCAGCTCATGCACGGCAGCAACGACGCCGATGTCTATACCGACGCCATCGTCCACGATCCTGCGATGGTAGCGCTCATCGGCAAGGTCGCCGTCATGGAAGACCGGGCTCTGACGGCGCTCCTGCCCGGCGTCCGGGCGGCTCGCGTCGAGATCAAGCTCACGTCCGGTGAAACCTATTCGGCTCGGTCCGACGTGCCGATCGGCGGGTTCGACAATCCGCTTCCCGAAGGGGAGCTCCGCGCCAAGTTCCGTCGCCTCGCCGGCCTCGCCCTCCCGGAGGAGGCGATCGACAACCTGGAGCGCGTGGTCGCCGGCCTGGAGACGGCCGAACGGATCGAGGCGATCTGA
- a CDS encoding aspartate/glutamate racemase family protein — protein sequence MARVLVIVPFPMDADNLEKRKAQLSAVKLGPDIAFDFKPVRIAPVNYVSQQDSVLADVGMLEAGLQAEADGYDAVCIDTVSDSGMAQLRSVLNIPVIGAGRHAMLTALMLGDRFSVLAMWDRWRHLYAKTLAELGLGAKCASVRSAGLQPNNQSLLAGKEDEFFPALYEAAMRCVEEDGADVIILGSTTMHEAHAYLAERLPVPIINPGPLTYRLAETAIRLKLSHSRLTFPSPVTPATARLAAMGDAAATV from the coding sequence ATGGCCAGGGTACTGGTGATCGTGCCGTTTCCGATGGATGCGGACAATCTCGAAAAGCGCAAGGCGCAGCTCTCCGCCGTGAAGCTCGGCCCCGATATCGCGTTCGACTTCAAGCCGGTGCGCATCGCGCCCGTCAACTACGTCAGCCAACAGGATTCCGTGCTCGCCGATGTCGGTATGCTCGAAGCGGGCCTTCAGGCCGAGGCCGACGGCTATGACGCGGTCTGTATCGACACCGTAAGCGATTCCGGCATGGCGCAGCTGCGCTCGGTGCTCAATATCCCCGTCATCGGCGCGGGCCGCCATGCCATGCTCACGGCGCTCATGCTGGGCGACCGCTTCTCCGTCCTCGCGATGTGGGACCGCTGGCGTCACCTCTATGCCAAGACTTTGGCCGAGCTCGGCCTCGGCGCGAAATGCGCCTCGGTGCGCTCCGCCGGCCTGCAGCCCAATAACCAGAGCCTCCTTGCCGGCAAGGAGGACGAGTTCTTTCCGGCGCTCTACGAGGCGGCGATGCGCTGCGTGGAGGAGGACGGCGCGGATGTCATCATCCTCGGCTCCACCACCATGCACGAGGCCCACGCCTATCTCGCCGAGCGCCTGCCTGTGCCGATCATCAATCCGGGGCCGCTGACCTACCGCCTGGCTGAAACCGCGATCCGGCTGAAGCTCAGCCACAGCCGCCTCACATTCCCGTCGCCCGTCACGCCCGCGACCGCGCGCCTCGCCGCCATGGGCGACGCCGCCGCGACCGTTTGA